GTAAAGACGTATCCACTAAACGTTTTTGCACGAATGGTCCTCAGGGTGCTTGACTGGGGCTCGTCCACCCGCATTCGGGTGTCAACACAGCACGAAATCTTCGAGGAGTAACGCACATGGGCATCATCGGTTTTCTGGTTCTGGGTCTGATCGCCGGAGCGCTCGCCAAGCTGATCCTCCCGGGCAAGCAGGGTGGCGGAATCATCGTCACGCTGATCCTGGGCGTCGTCGGGGCCTTCCTCGGCGGCTTCATCGGCAGCGCGCTCTTCAACAAGGGCGTCGACAGCTTCGACCTCGGCTCGCTCGCGCTCGCCATCGTCGGCGCGATCATCGTCCTGCTGGTCTACGGCGCGATCGTCGGCCGCAAGAAGGCCTAGTCCTTCCTGCTCCACGGAGCCCTCGTCGCCTGATCCGGACCGGATCGGCGGCGGGGGCTCTCGTCATCCCCGGAGCCGCCTCCCCATCCGGTGTCGCCGCGGGGCTCTCGTCATGTCGGGCTCCTGAGCCGGGCGGGTCGCGTCGCGGGCTCTGCCTACGATGACCGCATGCCCGACGCCGTCGCCCCGCCCTCCTCCTCGCCCTCCCGCTCCCGCACGGCCGCCGTCCTCGTCGCCGTCGCGCTCCCGCCGCTGGCCCTCGCCGCAGCCGGCCTGTCGCACCCGAGCTCGCTGACCGACGACACCGCCGTGCACTGGCGCGACCTCCACATCGCGCTCCTGCCCGTCTTCCCGCTGCTCGCGATCGCGCCGATCCTCCTCACGCGCCGCCACGACCGCCGCCTCGGGATCCTCGCCGTGGTCCTCGGCTTCGTCTACGCCGTCTGCTACCAGGCCCTCGACATCCTCGCGGGCATCGCCGCAGGAGCCCTCAAGCTCGAGGGCGGGCAGGGCGTGACCACCGTGTACGCGCTCGCGGACGGGATCGTGGTCGCGGGCGTCTGGTCGTACGTCGCCGTGACCGTGCTCGCGAGCGCGCTCGTGATCCGGCACGCGGGGCTCCGGGCGCTGCCGGGTGCGGTGATCGCCGTGGTCGCGGCCGTCTCGTTCGTCGACAGCCACATCTTCTTCCCGCGCGGCGTGATCACCATGCTCGGCCTCGCGATCGGCTGGACCTGGCTGGCGCTCGCCTCGCGCGGGCCCGCCCGCCGGCCGTCCGGCGCATCCGCCGGTCCCGCGAGCGCCCCCGCGGCGGACCGCGCGGAGGCGGCGGCATAGTCTGACGGGATGACAGCGTACGTCTCGGCACTCGACCTCTTCTCCATCGGGATCGGGCCGTCGAGCTCGCACACCGTCGGACCCATGCGCGCGGCCCTGCTCTTCGCCGAGGAGTGCCGGGCGTCGCCGCGGTTCACGGAGATCGCGCGCGTCACCGTGCGGCTCTTCGGCTCGCTCGGCGCCACCGGCCTCGGCCACGGCACGCCCGACGCGGTCGTCGCGGGGCTCGCCGGCCTCGCGCCCGAGACGTGCGACCCGGACGAGGTGCGCGGCCGCTGGTCCGGGCTCGGCGAGGGCGTCGACGTGCCGCTCGCGGGGATCCACCCGGTGCGCATGGTGGGCCGCGACCTCACGTTCGAGCCCTTCACGCGGCTCCCCCGCCACCCCAACGCGATGCACCTCGCCGCGCTCGACGCCGACGGCGGCACCGTGCTCGAGAGCACGTGGTTCTCGGTCGGCGGGGGCTTCGTGCTGCGCGAGGACCAGGCGCCCTCGGCAGCGCTGCCCACGGGACTGCCGCACTCGTTCTCCAACGCCGACGAGCTCATCGAGCTCGCCGAGACCACAGGGCGCTCCATCGCCGACGTGGCGCGCGACACCGAGGAGTCGATCCACGGATCCCGCCGCGCCGTCGCCGGGCTCGACGCGATCTGGGACGCCATGGCCGCGTGCGTCACCGCGGGGCTGGGCGGCCAGGGCACGCTGCCGGGCGGGCTCAACGTGCGGCGGCGGGCGGCGCGGGTCGCGTCGCAGCTCGCGACCATCGACGCCGAGGGCGCGCGCGACACCTCGCACGAGTGGCTGCACGCGTTCGCGCTCGCGGTCAACGAGGAGAACGCATCCGGCGGGCGCGTCGTCACGGCGCCCACGAACGGCGCGGCCGGCATCATCCCCGCGGTCGGCTCCTACTACCTGCGGTTCGTGCCGGGCGCCGACCGCGACGGGATCCGCGACTTCCTCCTCACCGCCACCGCGATCGGCTCGCTCGTGAAGGCCAACGCCAGCATCTCGGGCGCGGAGGCCGGCTGCCAGGGCGAGGTCGGCACGGCGTGCGCGATGGCGGCCGGCGCCCTCTGCGCGGTGCTCGGCGGATCCCCGCGGCAGGTCGAGAACGCCGCCGAGATCGCGATGGAGCACCACCTCGGCCTCACGTGCGATCCCGTGGGCGGGCTCGTGCAGATCCCGTGCATCGAGCGGAACGCGATCGCCGCGTCCACCGCCGTGAACGCGGCCCGCATGGCGCTGCACGGCGACGGCACGCACCTCGTCTCGCTCGACACCGTGATCGAGACCATGCGGCAGACGGGCCTCGACATGTCCACCAAGTACAAGGAGACGTCCACCGGGGGCCTCGCGGTCAACGTCATCGAGTGCTGAGCGCCCCGGCGGCGGCCGGCCGTGTCAGGCTGGGCGCATGGGTGTCCCCGCGCTGCTGCTCGCCGTCGCGGCGCTGCTGATCCTCGGCACCACGCAGCTCGCGGCCTGGGGGCTCCTCAAGCGCAACG
This genomic interval from Clavibacter michiganensis contains the following:
- a CDS encoding L-serine ammonia-lyase — encoded protein: MTAYVSALDLFSIGIGPSSSHTVGPMRAALLFAEECRASPRFTEIARVTVRLFGSLGATGLGHGTPDAVVAGLAGLAPETCDPDEVRGRWSGLGEGVDVPLAGIHPVRMVGRDLTFEPFTRLPRHPNAMHLAALDADGGTVLESTWFSVGGGFVLREDQAPSAALPTGLPHSFSNADELIELAETTGRSIADVARDTEESIHGSRRAVAGLDAIWDAMAACVTAGLGGQGTLPGGLNVRRRAARVASQLATIDAEGARDTSHEWLHAFALAVNEENASGGRVVTAPTNGAAGIIPAVGSYYLRFVPGADRDGIRDFLLTATAIGSLVKANASISGAEAGCQGEVGTACAMAAGALCAVLGGSPRQVENAAEIAMEHHLGLTCDPVGGLVQIPCIERNAIAASTAVNAARMALHGDGTHLVSLDTVIETMRQTGLDMSTKYKETSTGGLAVNVIEC
- a CDS encoding GlsB/YeaQ/YmgE family stress response membrane protein, producing the protein MGIIGFLVLGLIAGALAKLILPGKQGGGIIVTLILGVVGAFLGGFIGSALFNKGVDSFDLGSLALAIVGAIIVLLVYGAIVGRKKA